A DNA window from Brassica napus cultivar Da-Ae chromosome C1, Da-Ae, whole genome shotgun sequence contains the following coding sequences:
- the LOC106352083 gene encoding LOW QUALITY PROTEIN: phosphatidylcholine:diacylglycerol cholinephosphotransferase 1 (The sequence of the model RefSeq protein was modified relative to this genomic sequence to represent the inferred CDS: substituted 1 base at 1 genomic stop codon), which translates to MSTTTIVPLRRSSNSLNEYHTNAVAFDGIVGSTSTSQMEEIVTQTDDCYANHNGDGGRSKASFMTWRMCNPVQVARVHWIPCLLAVGVLFFTGVEEYMLQMIPASSEPFDIGFVATRSLYRLLASSPDLNTVLAALNTVFVGMQTTYILWTWLVEGRPRATIXACFMFTCRGILGYSTQLPLPQDFLGSGVDFPVGNVSFFLFYSGHVAGSTIASLDMRRMKRLRLALLFDILNVLQSIRLLGTRGQYTIDLAVGVGAGVLFDSLAGKYEEMMSKRRNVGNGFSLISSR; encoded by the exons ATGTCAACTACAACAATCGTCCCTCTCCGTCGCAGTTCTAACTCTCTCAATGAATACCACACTAACGCAGTCGCCTTTGACGGAATCGTCGGGTCAACAAGTACTAGCCAAATGGAGGAGATTGTTACGCAAACCGACGACTGCTACGCCAATCACAACGGAGATGGAGGGAGAAGCAAGGCATCGTTTATGACGTGGAGGATGTGCAATCCTGTCCAGGTGGCGAGAGTCCATTGGATACCGTGTTTGCTAGCGGTAGGAGTTCTGTTCTTCACGGGCGTAGAGGAGTACATGCTCCAGATGATTCCGGCGAGTTCTGAGCCGTTCGATATTGGTTTTGTGGCGACGCGCTCTCTGTATCGACTCTTGGCTTCTTCACCGGATCTTAATACCGTTTTAGCTGCTCTCAACACG GTGTTTGTAGGGATGCAAACGACGTATATTTTATGGACATGGTTGGTGGAAGGACGACCACGAGCGACCATCTAGGCTTGCTTCATGTTTACTTGTCGTGGCATTCTTGGTTACTCTACTCAGCTCCCTCTTCCTCAG GATTTTCTAGGATCAGGGGTAGATTTTCCGGTAGGAAACGTCTCGTTCTTCCTCTTCTACTCAGGCCATGTCGCAGGGTCGACGATAGCATCCTTGGATATGAGGAGAATGAAGAGGTTGAGACTAGCCTTGCTTTTTGACATCCTCAATGTATTACAATCGATCAGGCTTCTCGGGACGAGAGGACAATACACGATCGATCTCGCTGTCGGAGTTGGCGCTGGGGTTCTCTTTGACTCACTGGCTGGAAAATACGAAGAGATGATGAGCAAGAGACGCAATGTAGGCAATGGTTTTAGTTTGATTTCGTCTCGctag